A genomic stretch from Argiope bruennichi chromosome 2, qqArgBrue1.1, whole genome shotgun sequence includes:
- the LOC129962255 gene encoding serine protease 29-like: MELNAGRYVDICGWDFETPLVCCASYIAPGYGYSSFAGGSAAGRTDPVSPPGCGVRRLQPSLYYGFYASGYETAAFGYAGIGRTAYAGGRTVVEKWPWMAAIFYGSAIKQLCGGTVIDARHVVTAAHCFRGRSLDSSWYTVLIGEVYVGSQEIRYQIEEIRIHENYQAIYNYDDIAVIRLAQNVPNIVAACLPEDDLLIDGDNCTGLGWGLTSYDGRSARWLQEVELPVVATDVCDDIYASLPRGRFPQGITENMICAGGSLGRDIGACQGDSGGPLLRNIGGLWTLVGIVSFGLRCGEAGYPSIYTRISAYLPWIIQYISDAGNVVNYIQK; the protein is encoded by the exons CTTAATGCGGGAAGATACGTGGACATTTGTGGATGGGATTTTGAAACACCACTTGTTTGTTGTGCGAGTTATATTGCGCCTGGCTACGGGTATTCGTCATTTGCAGGAGGAAGTGCGGCAGGAAGGACTGATCCCGTAAGTCCACCAG GCTGCGGTGTAAGAAGATTACAACCAAGCCTCTATTACGGTTTCTATGCTTCCGGATATGAGACTGCCGCTTTCGGATATGCTGGCATAGGCAGAACCGCTTATGCTGGAGGCAGAACTGTTGTTGAGAAATGGCCCTGGATG GCAGCAATATTTTACGGAAGTGCAATAAAACAACTTTGTGGAGGAACTGTCATAGACGCCCGGCACGTTGTCACAGCTGCCCATTGTTTTAGAGGACGCAG TCTTGATAGCAGCTGGTATACAGTACTAATTGGCGAAGTTTATGTAGGATCACAAGAAATTAGGTACCAGATAGAAGAAATCAGAATACATGAAAACTACCAGGCCATTTATAATTACGATGATATTGCTGTAATACGTTTGGCCCAAAACGTGCCAAATATTGTTGCAGCCTGCTTACCAGAAGACGATTTACTGATAGACGGAGACAACTGCACCGGTTTAGGTTGGGGACTTACGAGTTATG ATGGCCGGAGCGCCAGATGGTTGCAAGAAGTCGAATTGCCGGTAGTCGCAACCGATGTGTGCGATGATATATATGCATCATTACCAAGGGGCCGATTTCCTCAAGGCATCACGGAAAATATGATTTGCGCAGGAGGCTCTCTGGGTAGAGACATAGGTGCTTGTCAG GGTGACTCTGGAGGCCCTCTGCTTCGAAACATAGGAGGACTTTGGACTCTGGTGGGCATAGTTTCATTTGGCCTTCGTTGTGGAGAGGCAGGCTATCCTAGTATCTATACTAGGATCTCTGCATATTTGCCATGGATAATACAGTACATATCGGATGCCGGAAATGTAGTGaattatatccaaaaataa